In Paenibacillus ihbetae, the following are encoded in one genomic region:
- a CDS encoding helix-turn-helix domain-containing protein, whose product MQRLWSKFSPVFRRFLISYLIVLLIPQIAGYASYRTSIEVAKASSIENSLSSLNLGKEIIERHLVEVEAFTKQLAINQDLYRLIADPKPLDSNNVYGLGRMQRSLSMYSSTNDYLSDFFIYIRNYNAIITPNTVYYRPEHYYEANRLEGLTFEEWEEAVLKKPHLNEMMPLKKYRREIRDTVFVETPAVTFLQSIPLNSFNNPQAMIGVLIDEDHMGSLLQNIVDQYGGWALVADREGSLILSRGIGEEEAKRFTAASSDENGEVSPTGDGRLLISIRSDLNGWTYMAGIPEQALMTKADRIQRVTTTFTLTALFIGLLIGLVLAYRHSAKVQSLLSVFREQNHISREKIGNEYDFLAGNIAALIANNKLLESSLNDQLPLLRDAFIKRLLTGDFYTLRELEAVSSQTGVPLRGEQGRAGILKVAGYGSADSEEIIQELSVARLIVRQALSRLEPDVLVTDWGSDQIAFVHPIAEEALDVFTRRLDAGLLELVDAVYRQHRLSITIGLGSAFEAWNGVADSFNEAQQALEYAVHTGAVGITRFEDAMKATELYYYPIESEQRMLNTLKAGELEETSRLLDQLFSRNFEERELSYDMTQQLVMELKGTFLKLAEQRIFHDESLTDHIKEQIAAVATTDGIDQLRERFGQLIQEICMDVRKKKCDMHAETVGEIIRYIHERYSDAELTLYRIAEHIGKPEKYISQMFKEHTGTNPSDYVELVRIGKAGELLQQNLLTIDEIAAQVGYNSAHSFRRAFKRVRGVSPSTFRQMAD is encoded by the coding sequence ATGCAGCGTTTATGGTCCAAGTTCTCCCCGGTATTCCGCAGATTTCTTATTTCCTACTTGATTGTGCTCTTGATCCCCCAAATTGCAGGCTATGCATCGTACAGGACTTCGATTGAAGTGGCGAAAGCAAGCTCAATCGAAAACAGCCTGAGTTCCTTGAATCTGGGAAAAGAGATCATCGAGCGTCATCTGGTGGAGGTGGAAGCCTTCACGAAGCAGCTTGCGATCAATCAGGATCTATATCGTCTGATCGCTGATCCCAAGCCGCTCGACAGCAACAACGTTTACGGCTTGGGACGTATGCAGCGCAGCCTGTCCATGTACAGCAGCACGAATGATTACCTCTCCGATTTCTTCATCTACATACGTAATTATAACGCCATTATTACGCCGAATACCGTCTATTACCGGCCCGAGCATTATTACGAGGCGAATCGGCTTGAAGGGTTGACGTTCGAGGAGTGGGAGGAGGCCGTATTGAAAAAACCGCATCTAAACGAGATGATGCCGCTTAAGAAATATAGGCGGGAAATCCGCGACACGGTGTTTGTCGAGACGCCTGCCGTCACGTTTCTGCAATCGATTCCGCTTAACAGCTTTAACAATCCGCAGGCGATGATCGGCGTACTGATCGATGAAGATCATATGGGCAGCCTGCTGCAAAATATCGTGGACCAATACGGGGGCTGGGCGTTGGTTGCGGACCGGGAAGGCAGCTTGATCTTGTCCAGGGGCATCGGAGAAGAGGAGGCCAAGCGCTTCACCGCAGCTTCTTCCGATGAGAACGGCGAGGTCAGCCCCACGGGAGACGGACGGCTGTTGATCTCCATCCGGTCCGATCTGAACGGCTGGACCTATATGGCCGGAATACCGGAGCAGGCGCTGATGACGAAGGCCGATAGAATCCAGCGGGTCACGACGACGTTTACGCTGACTGCGCTGTTCATTGGCTTGCTGATTGGACTTGTCCTCGCTTACCGGCACAGTGCAAAGGTCCAGTCGCTCCTGTCCGTGTTTCGCGAGCAAAACCACATTTCCCGGGAGAAGATCGGCAACGAGTACGATTTCCTGGCCGGCAATATCGCGGCTCTGATCGCTAACAACAAATTGCTGGAGTCCTCACTGAACGATCAGCTCCCGCTGCTTAGGGATGCGTTTATCAAACGGCTGCTGACCGGCGACTTCTATACGCTGCGGGAGCTCGAGGCGGTCTCTAGTCAGACGGGAGTCCCGCTCCGCGGCGAGCAAGGACGCGCAGGCATTCTGAAAGTCGCCGGATATGGCAGTGCCGACAGCGAAGAAATCATCCAGGAACTCAGCGTTGCCCGGTTGATCGTCCGGCAGGCTTTGAGCCGGCTGGAACCCGATGTGCTGGTTACGGACTGGGGTTCGGACCAGATCGCTTTCGTGCATCCGATTGCCGAAGAGGCGCTGGACGTCTTTACTCGCCGCCTGGATGCCGGTTTGCTTGAACTGGTCGATGCCGTATATCGGCAGCATCGATTGTCGATCACGATCGGGCTGGGTTCGGCGTTCGAAGCGTGGAACGGCGTGGCCGACTCTTTCAACGAAGCGCAGCAAGCGCTGGAATATGCCGTTCACACCGGGGCAGTCGGCATCACCCGGTTTGAGGATGCGATGAAGGCAACGGAGCTGTACTATTATCCGATTGAATCCGAACAGCGTATGCTCAATACACTCAAGGCGGGTGAGCTCGAGGAAACAAGCCGCCTTCTTGACCAGCTGTTCAGCCGGAACTTCGAAGAGAGGGAGCTGTCGTACGATATGACGCAGCAGCTCGTGATGGAGCTCAAGGGAACCTTTCTGAAGCTGGCCGAACAAAGAATATTCCACGACGAGTCGCTCACCGACCATATCAAAGAGCAGATCGCTGCAGTTGCGACGACGGACGGGATCGATCAGCTCAGGGAGCGATTCGGGCAGCTCATTCAAGAGATCTGCATGGATGTCCGGAAGAAAAAATGCGACATGCATGCCGAGACCGTGGGTGAGATTATCCGCTACATCCACGAGCGTTATTCCGACGCCGAGCTGACGCTTTATCGTATCGCGGAGCATATTGGGAAGCCCGAGAAATATATATCCCAAATGTTCAAGGAGCATACGGGAACGAATCCTTCGGATTACGTTGAACTGGTGAGGATCGGCAAGGCGGGCGAGCTGCTGCAGCAGAACCTTTTGACGATTGACGAGATCGCCGCGCAGGTAGGGTATAACAGCGCGCATTCGTTCAGGAGGGCCTTCAAGCGGGTTCGCGGCGTGTCGCCGAGCACATTTCGGCAAATGGCCGATTAA
- a CDS encoding glycoside hydrolase family 30 beta sandwich domain-containing protein translates to MNLRFKKYLCVCLSLAIALSILAAPGNTAAASDAVINVSSEKQVIRGFGGINHPAWIGDLTAAQRDTAFGNGMNQLGFSILRIYVHEDRNQWYREVETAKRAIALGAIVFASPWNPPADMVETFNHNGDTTAKRLRYDKYAAYAQHLNDFVTYMRNNGVDLYAISVQNEPDYAHDWTWWTPQEMLRFMKENAGSINTRVIAPESFQYLKNMSDPILNDPQALANMDILGAHLYGTPISNFAYPLFKQKGAGKDLWMTEVYYPNSDNNSADRWPEALDVSYHIHNALVEGDFQAYVWWYIRRSYGPMKEDGTISKRGYNMAHFSKFVRPGYVRVDATKNPESNVYVSAYKGDNKIVIVAINRSSAGVNQNFVLQNGSVSQVSRWITSGSSNLQPGTTLNVTGSNFWAHLPAQSVTTFVSELRR, encoded by the coding sequence ATGAATTTACGGTTTAAGAAATACTTATGCGTATGTTTGTCTCTTGCCATCGCTTTGTCCATTCTGGCTGCACCTGGCAATACTGCCGCAGCCAGTGATGCCGTCATCAATGTCTCCTCGGAGAAGCAAGTGATTCGCGGCTTCGGAGGCATCAACCACCCGGCATGGATCGGCGATTTGACGGCGGCGCAGAGGGATACCGCTTTCGGAAACGGAATGAACCAGTTAGGTTTTTCGATCTTAAGAATCTACGTGCATGAAGACCGAAATCAATGGTACCGTGAGGTGGAGACGGCCAAACGGGCCATTGCCCTTGGAGCCATCGTATTTGCTTCCCCATGGAATCCTCCGGCCGATATGGTTGAGACCTTCAACCATAACGGCGATACGACGGCAAAGCGGCTTCGTTACGACAAATATGCCGCGTATGCCCAGCATCTTAACGATTTCGTAACGTACATGAGAAACAATGGCGTCGATCTGTATGCGATATCCGTTCAAAACGAGCCCGATTATGCACATGACTGGACGTGGTGGACACCGCAGGAAATGCTTCGGTTTATGAAAGAAAATGCCGGATCGATCAACACGAGAGTCATCGCGCCGGAATCGTTCCAGTATCTGAAAAATATGTCGGATCCGATTTTGAACGATCCCCAGGCGCTTGCCAATATGGATATTCTCGGCGCTCATCTGTACGGGACCCCGATTAGCAATTTCGCTTATCCGTTATTCAAACAAAAAGGAGCGGGCAAAGATCTCTGGATGACGGAGGTATATTACCCGAACAGCGACAACAACTCGGCGGATCGCTGGCCCGAAGCCCTTGATGTGTCTTACCATATCCACAATGCGCTGGTAGAGGGAGATTTTCAAGCCTACGTGTGGTGGTATATCCGCAGATCTTACGGTCCGATGAAGGAGGACGGCACGATCAGCAAACGCGGCTACAATATGGCTCATTTCTCCAAATTCGTCCGCCCCGGCTATGTCAGGGTGGATGCCACGAAAAATCCTGAATCCAACGTTTACGTATCAGCCTATAAAGGTGACAACAAAATCGTTATCGTTGCGATTAACCGGAGCAGCGCCGGGGTCAATCAGAACTTTGTACTGCAAAACGGATCGGTTTCGCAGGTATCAAGGTGGATCACAAGCGGCAGCAGCAATCTACAACCCGGTACGACTCTCAACGTAACGGGGAGCAACTTCTGGGCCCATCTTCCCGCGCAGAGCGTTACGACCTTTGTAAGCGAACTCAGGCGGTAA
- a CDS encoding ABC transporter substrate-binding protein: MWMRKISLLFCSLILVIMTACSSGSGGDAKTVEPGQAEEAVNAPAEATNEQPTNESSSEEELTGTPEMEFDMGGRTIKWVSWYDESIQEDNPDNIKRKRNLEELMKKHNFKMEYVIVDFGEYQDKVTASLVAGEPIGDIIRVARPWMIPTLVNQGLFAPVDEYTKNEKVFIQQYTNEYSQYEGRGYGFRTGINGASSGIFYNRTLMNQLGMKPLQEYVNEDNWNWDTFIQVAKEANKDSNNDGKLDIWGLASASLLVPAMASNEANLVILDKQGLEDPKTLEVLNFLSRLATESVGRPTEGGDWTEPGQFFRQGNTLMVAGSDYEMENFKQDMPDYDIGFLPFPKGPSASSYHSHNTIPNYLTIPSAVEHPERLVYIYEKINDIDSIYDYPKQSTLETLFSNEDDIQNAKLAGESIKVIDTESGYPSMPYYEFIGEIMEGIPVSTVVEKYKGPFQAAIDAVWKK, translated from the coding sequence ATGTGGATGCGTAAGATCAGTCTGCTGTTCTGCAGCCTGATTCTGGTGATCATGACGGCATGCAGCAGCGGCTCGGGCGGCGACGCGAAGACAGTCGAGCCCGGCCAAGCGGAAGAGGCCGTCAACGCGCCTGCGGAAGCGACAAACGAGCAGCCGACAAACGAATCAAGCAGCGAGGAAGAATTAACCGGCACGCCGGAAATGGAATTTGATATGGGCGGCCGAACCATCAAATGGGTGTCCTGGTATGATGAATCGATTCAAGAAGACAATCCTGACAACATTAAACGGAAACGTAACTTGGAAGAGCTGATGAAAAAACATAATTTTAAAATGGAATACGTGATCGTGGATTTCGGCGAGTACCAGGATAAGGTGACAGCCTCGCTGGTGGCGGGAGAACCGATCGGCGACATCATCCGGGTAGCGAGGCCATGGATGATTCCGACGCTGGTCAATCAAGGTCTGTTCGCGCCGGTGGATGAATACACGAAGAACGAGAAGGTATTCATCCAGCAGTACACGAACGAGTACTCCCAATACGAAGGAAGGGGCTACGGGTTCAGGACGGGCATCAACGGCGCGTCATCCGGCATTTTCTATAACCGCACGTTAATGAATCAATTGGGCATGAAGCCATTGCAGGAATACGTCAACGAGGACAACTGGAACTGGGATACGTTCATTCAGGTCGCGAAAGAAGCGAACAAAGATTCCAATAACGACGGCAAATTGGATATTTGGGGGCTTGCATCCGCTTCCTTGCTGGTTCCCGCAATGGCCTCGAACGAAGCGAATCTGGTCATTCTCGATAAGCAAGGTCTTGAGGATCCCAAAACCTTGGAAGTGCTGAACTTCTTGTCGCGCCTCGCAACCGAGTCGGTTGGGAGACCAACGGAAGGGGGAGACTGGACCGAGCCGGGCCAATTTTTCCGCCAAGGCAACACATTGATGGTTGCAGGCAGCGATTATGAAATGGAAAACTTCAAGCAGGACATGCCGGATTACGATATCGGATTTCTCCCATTTCCGAAAGGGCCAAGCGCATCAAGCTATCATTCGCATAATACGATCCCGAATTACCTGACGATTCCAAGCGCCGTGGAGCATCCCGAACGTCTGGTTTATATTTATGAAAAAATCAACGATATCGACTCGATCTACGACTATCCGAAACAATCTACACTGGAGACTTTATTCAGCAACGAGGACGATATTCAGAATGCCAAGCTGGCCGGTGAGAGCATTAAAGTGATCGATACCGAGAGCGGATACCCATCGATGCCTTATTACGAATTTATAGGGGAAATCATGGAAGGCATCCCGGTATCGACGGTCGTCGAGAAATATAAAGGGCCGTTCCAGGCAGCGATTGATGCGGTTTGGAAAAAGTAA
- a CDS encoding AraC family transcriptional regulator, giving the protein MELEYHPHLVPNIFLFVDRRCYPDWRIQKARIGFHDLTFVVDGRANYYIDGNKFAVEAGDLVYVPGGSVREAHTFKESPMHAYPFNFFWAEPHNHIRLPFGVVTKKLITKEILAYIREFNHVWMNKQPFYMIHARALFELILHRLLHGMHRQTIMHMDPRIKKLTAIIEEHYAEDLSFNDFAEQFNLHPVYLGKLFKKNTGSTYKEYLQRIRVNNAEHMLMAGGVTVTEAAESCGFQDLSYFSKVFKEAKGYPPSAVKKH; this is encoded by the coding sequence ATGGAGCTTGAATATCACCCACATCTCGTACCGAATATTTTTCTGTTCGTGGACCGCAGATGTTATCCGGATTGGAGAATCCAGAAGGCCCGGATCGGGTTTCACGATTTGACGTTCGTCGTTGATGGCCGGGCAAACTACTACATTGACGGCAACAAATTTGCAGTTGAGGCGGGCGATCTGGTGTACGTTCCGGGGGGAAGCGTACGGGAAGCCCATACGTTCAAGGAATCTCCCATGCATGCGTATCCGTTCAATTTCTTCTGGGCCGAGCCGCACAATCATATCCGGCTTCCGTTTGGCGTCGTTACGAAGAAATTGATCACCAAGGAGATTCTTGCCTACATCCGGGAGTTCAACCACGTGTGGATGAATAAACAACCGTTTTATATGATCCATGCCCGTGCATTGTTCGAACTCATTCTCCACCGGCTGCTTCACGGCATGCATCGCCAAACGATCATGCATATGGACCCGCGAATCAAGAAGCTGACCGCCATCATCGAAGAACACTATGCGGAAGACTTGTCGTTTAACGACTTCGCCGAGCAGTTCAACCTCCATCCCGTTTATTTAGGGAAACTATTCAAAAAGAATACCGGTTCGACCTACAAGGAATACCTGCAGCGGATACGCGTGAATAACGCTGAGCACATGCTGATGGCCGGCGGCGTTACCGTGACGGAAGCCGCCGAATCCTGCGGCTTTCAAGATCTTTCCTATTTCAGCAAAGTGTTCAAGGAAGCGAAAGGCTATCCACCGTCTGCCGTTAAGAAGCATTGA
- a CDS encoding ABC transporter ATP-binding protein, with amino-acid sequence MNLNFTLSEQNFAAARQVIGEEIDYCVPADLSLDGRRVEGYLAIGSGRWAHVQDGQVRDHGNIADACDYCLVPFVGNAVLEATENGTKRIIVRVTMQHASRYGYIAQILNDMAANRPVRIYRDEGDPVCAECGSALVPGTRVCPRCMSKAAAFKRLLLISKRHWRSLMLGLGVLIAASALAMAGPYFQKLLVNAALLPPSGHEASLRVFWLALLGMLFTLAFGELLGIARNRIMASVSTGIAADLRKTVFDRIQSMSLGFLTSQRAGDLMNRVTADTDRIRHLIQEMCTTAIHQLLILIASATLLFSADWRLALIVLLPAPFVGYLHYYIWRHVLNRLFHKQWRISDKANSFLHDVLSGIRVVKAFGQEEREIRRFRTYNGEFAAAALKSEKLYSILSPISNYLIQIGQYLVLLIGCYMIIGREMNVGELIQFSAYAAMIFGPISWLMFMPRWIANAVISMHRVFSVIDEQPEVMDANNAVGHRIRGSIEFRDVFFGYRSYEPVLKEINLTVKPGEMIGLVGHSGSGKSTTINLISRFYDVNEGEIRIDGIDIRKIRQEDLRSQIGVVLQETFLFSGTIAENIQYSKPGAKLEEIIEAAKIANAHDFIISLPDGYDTRLDENGNNLSGGERQRIAIARAVLNDPRILILDEATASLDIETEAAIQEALRRVTKNRTTIAIAHRLSTLRNADRLIVLDKGRIAEIGTHRELMKKQGIYYNLISAQRGMSRKSDPSAVV; translated from the coding sequence ATGAATTTAAACTTCACGCTTTCGGAGCAGAATTTCGCGGCAGCACGGCAAGTCATCGGAGAGGAGATCGACTATTGCGTCCCTGCCGACCTGTCGCTGGATGGGCGGCGGGTGGAGGGATACCTGGCGATCGGCAGCGGCAGGTGGGCGCATGTGCAGGACGGCCAAGTGCGGGATCACGGGAACATCGCGGACGCCTGCGATTATTGTCTGGTGCCGTTCGTTGGCAATGCGGTGCTTGAAGCTACGGAGAACGGGACGAAACGAATCATCGTCAGGGTGACGATGCAGCATGCGTCCAGGTACGGCTATATCGCCCAAATCCTGAACGATATGGCCGCCAATCGTCCCGTCCGGATTTATCGTGACGAAGGGGATCCGGTTTGCGCGGAATGCGGAAGCGCGCTCGTCCCGGGTACGCGGGTGTGTCCCAGATGCATGAGCAAGGCAGCTGCATTCAAACGACTGCTTCTTATATCCAAAAGGCACTGGCGAAGCTTGATGCTTGGACTAGGCGTCCTTATCGCTGCCTCGGCGCTGGCGATGGCCGGGCCATACTTCCAGAAGCTGCTGGTCAACGCGGCGTTGCTCCCCCCTTCCGGACATGAGGCCAGCCTAAGGGTATTCTGGCTTGCACTCCTTGGGATGCTGTTCACCCTGGCTTTCGGGGAGCTGCTCGGCATTGCCAGAAACCGGATCATGGCCAGCGTCAGTACGGGCATTGCGGCCGACTTGCGCAAAACGGTGTTCGATCGGATTCAGAGCATGTCGCTCGGATTTTTGACGTCCCAGCGAGCGGGAGACCTGATGAACAGAGTGACGGCCGATACGGACCGCATCCGCCACTTGATTCAGGAAATGTGCACGACGGCCATCCACCAACTGCTCATCCTGATCGCTTCAGCGACGCTGCTTTTTTCGGCCGATTGGCGGCTGGCGCTGATCGTGCTGCTTCCGGCTCCATTCGTTGGTTATTTGCACTACTATATTTGGAGGCATGTCCTAAACAGGCTGTTTCACAAGCAGTGGCGCATCTCCGACAAGGCAAACTCGTTTCTTCACGATGTCCTCAGCGGCATTCGGGTCGTGAAGGCCTTCGGCCAGGAAGAGCGGGAGATTCGCAGATTCCGGACATATAACGGCGAATTCGCTGCTGCTGCGTTGAAAAGCGAGAAGTTGTACAGCATTTTATCGCCGATCTCGAATTATTTGATTCAGATCGGCCAATATCTCGTACTTCTGATCGGCTGCTACATGATTATCGGCCGGGAGATGAACGTAGGCGAGCTGATCCAGTTCAGCGCTTATGCCGCCATGATTTTCGGGCCGATTTCCTGGCTGATGTTCATGCCGCGCTGGATCGCGAATGCGGTCATTTCGATGCATCGCGTATTCTCGGTAATCGACGAGCAGCCGGAAGTCATGGATGCAAACAACGCGGTGGGCCACCGGATTCGGGGCTCGATCGAGTTCCGCGACGTTTTTTTTGGCTATCGGTCGTATGAGCCTGTTCTGAAGGAGATCAACCTCACCGTGAAGCCGGGGGAGATGATCGGACTCGTCGGCCATTCCGGATCGGGCAAATCGACGACGATCAATCTGATTTCCCGTTTCTATGATGTAAACGAAGGGGAGATTCGGATTGACGGCATCGATATCCGGAAGATCCGGCAGGAGGATTTGCGCTCGCAAATCGGCGTCGTGCTGCAGGAGACGTTCCTGTTCAGCGGGACGATCGCCGAGAATATTCAATACTCGAAGCCTGGCGCGAAGCTGGAAGAGATTATCGAGGCGGCCAAAATCGCCAACGCGCACGATTTTATCATCAGCTTGCCTGACGGTTACGACACAAGGCTGGATGAAAACGGGAACAACCTGTCGGGAGGCGAGCGTCAGCGGATCGCCATCGCGAGGGCCGTGCTGAACGATCCGCGAATCCTCATTCTGGACGAGGCGACGGCTTCGCTTGATATCGAGACGGAAGCGGCCATCCAGGAGGCACTGAGACGGGTGACGAAAAATCGCACGACGATCGCTATCGCGCATCGTCTCTCCACGCTGCGAAATGCCGACCGGCTTATCGTCCTTGATAAGGGGCGGATCGCCGAAATCGGCACGCATCGAGAATTGATGAAAAAGCAGGGGATCTACTATAATCTGATCTCCGCCCAGCGCGGCATGTCCCGCAAGAGCGACCCTTCCGCGGTGGTATAA
- a CDS encoding family 43 glycosylhydrolase: MENDIHSVLCYTREPLEPEIYSPKLAYSMHLAYTDDGMIYRELNHNSGVLFAKAAELSNGTLSAKSLKNPYLFHMADGSFGVLAIRTEADGSPDQQSKGSVLLFTSPDLLQYRELGLLNLTNGLHVQDIMCDYEYASRRYILRWREEDGRYYQREMTDLTCPDAAANPKPCKAFTLSPKRVDIEGALPRNAIRVSRGVAQRLIHKLTVPVHVRNELPERVAVTSKEQLQAVKVTAIYSDGTTAIKPIDWDASEIDWSRPGTYRISGSIRQDRFTFPIATNRADPCIAQWDGRYFFVATNDADGNHTISIRESDSIIGLVSAEETIILDTGMHDHLKRFLWAPELHGIGGELYIFLAGSSGDFKDIQSHVMRLKKGGNPSMAADWETPIRVVRHDGSPLFQAGITLDMTVLERKGRLYALWAQRELIPHDLGSWIYIAEADPREPWRLISEPVLLSKPDYGWANNQTFVEEGPFALMTDRKIFVTISGALVDATYCVGMLSVNSDADLLDPNQWTKGNYPLLTSRSVPGEYGPGHNSYVKDDDGTIWSVYHARPGIGEPRCSGLRRVHFDVDGEPMLGLTEEKDLNPALASVYLDVLVEAMVEG; the protein is encoded by the coding sequence ATGGAAAATGATATTCACAGCGTTCTCTGCTATACGAGAGAACCGCTTGAACCTGAAATCTATTCCCCGAAGCTTGCATACAGCATGCATCTCGCTTACACCGATGACGGGATGATTTATCGGGAGCTTAATCATAACTCGGGGGTGCTGTTCGCTAAAGCCGCCGAGCTCTCAAACGGCACGCTGTCCGCCAAGAGTTTGAAAAATCCGTACCTGTTTCACATGGCTGACGGAAGCTTTGGCGTACTGGCCATTCGGACGGAAGCGGACGGTTCTCCCGATCAGCAGAGCAAGGGCTCGGTGCTGTTGTTCACTTCCCCGGACTTGCTGCAGTATCGGGAGCTCGGCCTGCTGAACCTAACGAACGGGCTTCATGTACAAGATATCATGTGCGATTATGAATATGCTTCCCGAAGGTATATTCTTCGTTGGCGTGAAGAGGACGGCAGGTATTATCAAAGGGAAATGACGGACCTGACATGCCCGGACGCCGCCGCCAACCCTAAGCCTTGCAAAGCCTTCACACTGAGCCCGAAACGCGTCGACATTGAAGGAGCATTGCCCCGCAATGCGATACGTGTATCGCGAGGTGTGGCACAGAGGCTGATTCATAAGCTAACGGTACCGGTTCATGTGCGTAATGAACTGCCGGAGCGTGTGGCCGTTACGTCCAAAGAACAGTTACAAGCCGTTAAAGTGACGGCGATATACAGTGATGGCACAACCGCGATTAAGCCGATTGATTGGGATGCGTCCGAAATCGATTGGAGCCGGCCCGGAACTTATCGCATTTCCGGAAGCATTCGGCAGGATCGCTTTACATTTCCGATAGCAACGAACCGTGCCGACCCTTGCATTGCGCAGTGGGACGGAAGGTATTTTTTTGTCGCGACCAATGATGCTGACGGCAACCATACGATTTCGATCCGGGAGTCGGATTCCATCATCGGTCTGGTCTCGGCAGAAGAAACCATAATTTTGGATACAGGCATGCATGATCATCTGAAGCGATTTTTGTGGGCACCCGAACTTCATGGCATCGGAGGGGAGCTGTATATTTTTCTTGCCGGCAGCAGCGGCGATTTCAAAGACATTCAGTCGCATGTTATGCGGTTAAAGAAGGGCGGCAATCCGAGTATGGCTGCGGATTGGGAGACGCCGATCCGGGTCGTCAGGCATGACGGAAGCCCGCTGTTTCAAGCCGGCATAACGCTGGACATGACCGTATTAGAGCGGAAAGGCCGTTTATATGCGCTCTGGGCTCAAAGGGAATTGATACCGCATGACCTGGGCTCGTGGATCTATATCGCCGAGGCGGATCCGAGGGAACCGTGGAGACTGATATCGGAGCCTGTCCTGCTGTCCAAGCCCGATTACGGCTGGGCGAACAATCAAACGTTCGTGGAGGAAGGACCCTTTGCACTCATGACAGACCGGAAAATCTTCGTGACGATATCCGGTGCTCTGGTCGATGCCACGTATTGCGTCGGCATGCTCAGCGTCAATTCTGATGCTGATTTGCTTGACCCGAACCAATGGACGAAGGGAAATTACCCGCTGCTAACCTCCAGAAGCGTGCCGGGCGAATACGGGCCAGGACACAATTCTTATGTGAAGGACGACGACGGAACGATCTGGAGCGTATATCACGCTCGTCCAGGCATCGGAGAGCCCCGCTGCTCGGGTCTCCGTCGCGTGCATTTCGACGTTGACGGTGAACCGATGCTGGGCTTGACGGAAGAGAAAGACTTGAACCCAGCGCTTGCGTCCGTATACCTGGATGTGCTGGTGGAAGCAATGGTGGAAGGTTGA
- a CDS encoding sugar phosphate isomerase/epimerase family protein, whose product MITLTGFSDEISPDLDVQLDVLESESIRYLELRGVWGKNVLQLTEEEALTVKERLAERRVGVSSIGSPIGKIQITDDFETHLEDARRAVRLAKFFQAPFVRVFSFYIPDGDYEKHRPEVIRRMQRLAQLAEREGVVLLHENESHIYGDTGERCLDLLQTVSSFHLRAAFDPANFVQCGVKPVNEAYPLVGDYTSYIHVKDAIMGKGTVVPAGDGDGELRELIHELSRRRFSGFMSLEPHLRAAGTFEGFTNPGLFVAASKAIKRLLAEQGMEWN is encoded by the coding sequence ATGATTACGTTAACCGGATTTTCAGACGAGATATCCCCGGATTTGGATGTTCAGCTGGATGTCCTGGAATCCGAAAGCATCCGTTATCTTGAGCTTCGAGGCGTTTGGGGCAAAAATGTGCTGCAGTTGACGGAAGAGGAAGCGTTGACCGTGAAAGAACGATTAGCGGAGCGGAGGGTCGGAGTCTCCTCGATCGGCTCGCCGATCGGGAAAATCCAAATCACCGACGACTTTGAAACCCATCTCGAGGACGCTCGGCGCGCCGTACGTCTAGCCAAGTTTTTCCAGGCGCCTTTTGTACGCGTGTTCTCCTTTTACATTCCGGACGGGGACTACGAGAAGCATCGGCCTGAAGTGATACGGCGCATGCAACGACTCGCTCAATTGGCTGAACGCGAAGGCGTGGTTCTGCTTCATGAGAATGAAAGCCATATTTATGGAGACACCGGCGAGCGATGTTTGGATCTGCTTCAAACGGTTTCATCCTTCCATTTGCGGGCAGCCTTTGATCCGGCGAATTTCGTGCAGTGCGGCGTGAAGCCCGTCAATGAGGCCTATCCACTGGTAGGCGATTATACGTCGTATATTCATGTGAAAGACGCCATCATGGGGAAGGGGACCGTCGTACCTGCAGGCGATGGCGACGGCGAGCTCCGCGAGCTCATTCATGAGCTCAGCCGCAGGCGATTTTCAGGGTTTATGTCGTTGGAGCCGCATCTGCGGGCCGCCGGAACATTCGAGGGATTCACGAATCCGGGGCTTTTCGTTGCGGCATCCAAAGCGATAAAGCGATTGTTAGCGGAGCAAGGAATGGAATGGAATTGA